The genomic segment ACGCACAACTTCACCGAGGACGAGGAGCTGCTCTCTCGGCTGCTGCCCTCGCCCGTGCGCTACATCGGCGTGCTGGGTCCCCGGCGCCGCCTGGAGCGGCTGCTCACGACGCTGGAGGGGCAGGGCGTGCGGCCGACGGCCGCGCAGCTCGCGCGGCTGCACGGGCCGGTGGGGCTGGACATCGGGGCGGAGGGGGCGGACGAGATCGCCCTGTCGATCGTCTCGGAGTTGCAGTCCTTCGTCGCCGGACGCGAGGGCGGGGCGTTGCGCCAGCGCACGGTGCCCATCCATCCGGACCCGGAGCCCTTCGTCGCCCGGCCCCTGCCTCGCGCCGCGGAGAACATCGTCCAGGCCACCTGCGCCCTGGAGTCCTGATGCATCCGCCCAGGGGGGCCTGACCCTCCAGGTCGTTCCGTCGGACGTCACATCAAAAGTAGGGTGGACCCGTCCTGGCGAGTCATGCCGCCAGACGGAGGTAACCCCATGTTCGGTTTCATCCCGCCCCGGCACCGGCGCGTCCCGCCCGGCACGGGGCGGCTGCTCTTCCGCGAGGAAGGCGTCGAGTACGAGCAGATCAAGTGCGTGGGCGCGGGCCCCTACGGAGAGCTCATCTTCCTGGCCTGGCGGCACGCCGCGCACCACGGCTCCACCCCGGTGGTGGTGAAGAGCCTGGGCGGCCTGCAGCCCTGGAAGTCGCGCCGGCGCCTGGAGGCGGAAGCGCGATTCCTGCCGGGGCTCGTGCATCCGGGGATCGCCCGCGTCCTCGGCTGCCACTCGCGTGGGGCCCAGCACTTCACGGTGTCGGAGTTCATCGAGGGCCACTCCCTGACCAAGCTGCTCGGCTACGCGGCGCTGCGGGGCAGGCCCCTGAGCGAGGAGTTCGCCCTGTATGTCTGCGCCCAGGTGGCCGGGGCCCTCCACGCCGCGCATTCCATGCGGGGAGGGGACTTCCCACCCTGGGGCCTGGTTCATCGGAACGTGTGCCCGGACAACATCCGGCTGGATCGCGACGGCCAGCCCAAGCTCACCCATTTCGATCTCGCCGGGTGCCCCCTGCCGGGGCGCGAGACGCTCACGGGGCTGTCGGATCCGCTCGGAGACCCCGACTACGCCGCGCCCGAGCGGCTGTGCACGCGGCTGGCGCGCGCGAGGCCGGAGGCGCGGATGGACCTGTTCTCCCTGGGGCTCGTGCTGCTGGAGCTGCTCACCCACCAGCACCTCTACTACCTGGAGACCGTGGACCAGCGCGTGGCGCGGATCCTCCTGCTGCTCCGGCTCGCCGTCCACCCCATGTCGCGAGCCGAGGCCCGGTCGGTGGATCAGCGGGCGCTCCGGGCCGAGCTCTTCCGTCCCAGTGACGTGGAGTACGCCGCGCGGGACGTCTCGGAGCCGGTGAAGGCGGTTGTCCACAAGTTGCTGCGCCAGGCGCCCGGGGAGCGCTACGTGACGGCCGCTGAAGTGCAGGCGGAGCTGCTGCGCTGCCTGAAGGGCCGGAGCCGCTGGTACGGCGCCTGGCGGGCCGCGCGGGAGGTCCGGCAACTGGAGCGAGAGGTGGCCCGCTTGCCGCACGAGGCCCAGACCGTGGGCTCCTACAGTGCTCGCGGTGGAGACTCCGCGCGCTCCACGACGACCCGATGAGCCGGGTGGAAGGACAGGCCCGGTGGGGCGTCCACCCGCGCGGCGCCTTCGTGCTCCGGCGTCCGAGGGGCTGGCGGCGGGCGCGTGCCCGGGTGTTCGAGTTCCCGCTCCCGGGCGTGAACGT from the Cystobacter ferrugineus genome contains:
- a CDS encoding serine/threonine protein kinase, yielding MFGFIPPRHRRVPPGTGRLLFREEGVEYEQIKCVGAGPYGELIFLAWRHAAHHGSTPVVVKSLGGLQPWKSRRRLEAEARFLPGLVHPGIARVLGCHSRGAQHFTVSEFIEGHSLTKLLGYAALRGRPLSEEFALYVCAQVAGALHAAHSMRGGDFPPWGLVHRNVCPDNIRLDRDGQPKLTHFDLAGCPLPGRETLTGLSDPLGDPDYAAPERLCTRLARARPEARMDLFSLGLVLLELLTHQHLYYLETVDQRVARILLLLRLAVHPMSRAEARSVDQRALRAELFRPSDVEYAARDVSEPVKAVVHKLLRQAPGERYVTAAEVQAELLRCLKGRSRWYGAWRAAREVRQLEREVARLPHEAQTVGSYSARGGDSARSTTTR